Proteins found in one Triticum aestivum cultivar Chinese Spring chromosome 4D, IWGSC CS RefSeq v2.1, whole genome shotgun sequence genomic segment:
- the LOC123097347 gene encoding kinesin-like protein KIN-7L has protein sequence MEKISVAVRFRPPKPSVDADADSSSFSGGGAVGNREWRIDDSGISLLHRAVPVPGTSFVFDHVFNESVTNARIYGLLVRSLIRAAVDGFNGTAFAYGQTSSGKTFTMNGSGADPGIIPLAVRDIFDTAAEAADRVFLIRVSYMEIYNEEINDLLTLGSEKLPIHESLERGVYVSGLREEIVNNAEQVLQLLELGEANRHFGETNMNVRSSRSHTIFRMVIESSAKHQTNSGDAIRVSILNLVDLAGSERIPKTGADGVRLKEGKHINKSLMILGNVINKLSENGKQRGHIPYRDSKLTRILQSALGGNAKTSIICTAAPEEIHIEETRGTLQFASRAKCVSNCAQVNEILTDAALLKRQKLEIEELRKKLQGSHSEDLEQLILKQRNDMHKSELERDRLAMELEEERRLRETLEHRLAKQKMSQNHNNTDISVEQFADSSQLDILKTPDSKRTPDGFVASRSHYLKDAEFCPIPENLGSVADEDLWMQLNKGCITDLDMLEMTSDFKCPPSPEDTTAVVPLEEPIDVRCLRLETACSSDRQQLEDSKARCTTLEKELELLKEENSSLRQELSKSKHDTDHEKEGLLKELETEKYKMEELKQDIRLFRQAFSQRQGHLTSLYTKSKAIVENCKASRVALP, from the exons ATGGAGAAGATCTCCGTCGCCGTCCGCTTCCGCCCGCCCAAGCCTTCGGTCGACGCCGACGCCGACTCGTCCTCCTTCTCGGGCGGCGGTGCTGTCGGGAACCGCGAGTGGCGCATCGACGACTCCGGAATCTCCCTCCTCCaccgcgccgtccccgtccccggcACCTCCTTCGTCTTCG ACCACGTGTTCAACGAGTCTGTGACCAACGCGCGGATCTACGGCCTGCTCGTCCGCTCCCTCATCCGTGCTGCCGTAGATGGCTTCAACGGCACTGCCTTCGCCTACGGCCAGACCAGCAGTGGCAAGACGTTTACCATGAACGGCTCCGGTGCCGACCCTGGGATCATCCCGCTCGCTGTTCGCGACATCTTTGACACGGCGGCCGAG GCCGCAGACAGGGTGTTCCTGATCAGGGTCTCGTACATGGAGATTTATAATGAGGAGATCAATGACCTCCTGACACTTGGGAGCGAGAAGCTGCCAATTCATGAGAGCCTCGAG CGTGGTGTATATGTGTCCGGTCTGCGGGAAGAAATTGTTAACAATGCTGAACAAGTGCTACAACTCCTTGAGCTTGGAGAAG CAAATAGACATTTCGGAGAAACAAACATGAATGTCCGGAGCAGCAGGTCCCATACTATTTTTCGGATG GTAATTGAAAGCAGTGCTAAGCACCAGACGAACTCTGGAGATGCAATCCGTGTTTCTATTTTG AACTTGGTCGATTTAGCTGGGTCAGAAAGAATCCCCAAGACAGGAGCTGATGGTGTGCGGCTTAAGGAAGGGAAGCATATTAATAAGAGCTTGATGATTCTCGGTAATGTCATCAATAAGTTGAGTGAGAATGGAAAGCAAAG AGGGCACATCCCTTATCGTGATAGTAAGTTGACTCGCATCCTCCAGTCTGCACTTGGAGGCAATGCAAAGACATCAATCATTTGCACGGCTGCACCTGAAGAG ATTCATATTGAGGAAACTAGAGGAACTCTTCAATTTGCAAGTAGAGCAAAATGTGTCAGCAATTGTGCTCAAGTAAATGAG ATTCTAACAGATGCTGCTCTGCTGAAGAGGCAAAAACTGGAAATAGAGGAACTTCGCAAAAAGCTGCAG GGTTCCCATTCTGAAGACTTGGAGCAGCTTATCCTAAAGCAACGCAATGACATGCATAAG TCTGAACTCGAGCGTGATCGTCTAGCAATGGAACTTGAAGAGGAAAGGAGGTTAAGGGAGACATTAGAGCACCGGTTGGCCAAGCAAAAGATGTCACAGAACCACAACAATACTGACATATCAGTAGAGCAATTTGCTGATTCTAGccag CTAGACATATTAAAAACTCCAGATTCTAAGCGGACACCAGATGGATTCGTTGCTAGCCGCTCACACTATTTGAAGGATGCAGAGTTCTGCCCAATACCTGAAAATTTAGGTTCTGTGGCTGATGAGGATCTCTGGATGCAATTGAATAAAGGATGCATCACTGATCTTGATATGCTTGAAATGACATCTGATTTTAAATGTCCACCGTCCCCAGAAGATACGACAGCG GTTGTGCCATTAGAGGAGCCCATTGACGTGAGATGCCTTAGGCTAGAAACTGCATGCAGCTCCGATAGGCAACAGCTCGAGGATTCAAAAGCAAGATGCACAACTCTCGAGAAGGAGCTTGAGCTGCTCAAGGAGGAAAACTCATCCTTGCGACAAGAGCTCTCCAAGTCGAAGCACGACACAGATCATGAGAAAGAGGGGCTGCTTaaggagctggagaccgagaagTACAAGATGGAGGAGCTCAAGCAGGATATCAGGCTCTTTCGCCAGGCCTTCTCACAGAGGCAGGGTCATCTGACGTCCCTGTACACCAAATCCAAGGCCATCGTGGAGAACTGCAAGGCCTCCCGGGTGGCATTGCCCTAA